The genome window CTGGCTGTTAGCGGTTTAAAAGAGCGCTGCATTTGGCCACTTGATTGCAATGACGTTTGGGAAGAATATATATGGCACCGTGAGAGCGGTGGCTGGACCGAAAGGAAATTGCGATGAAGGATACTTCCATGTTTCTCATCAAAATTCTTGCTGTGATTCTCGTTGTCCTTTCCAGCATTCCACTTTTTGCGCAAGAGACAAATGTGCTGCTGGCGGCTGACACCCACGTGATGCCTGCGATGATTACCGATTCTGCGGATGCGGTTGATGTCGATGTGGCGAGTCCTAAAATCGCATTGAGCGCGGTGAGCGGCGAGCTTTTAAATAAGCTGGATACGAAGACGGCAAGGGTCGGCGACAGCGTCATTGTCAGGACGAGGGTTACGGTGACGACGGCTGATGGCACCACGATTCCCCAGGGGGCGCGGCTGGTTGGCCGGGTTACCGAGGTACAGGCGCATGGTGCGGGCAGTGTGGATTCACGCGTGGCGATTCAGTTCAACCGCGCGGAGCTGAAGAACGGACAAGGGCTGGCGATTCGCTCGGTGATTCAGTCTGTTGCTCCTCCGGCTACGCAGATTACGGGATCGTCCGTGCAGGCAGACGATGCTGGCGGCAATACTGTAGTTAGAGACAATCATGTTTCGGGCGGCGAACGGACGGGCAATCCCGCAGTGGGCAGCGAGGGCGGAAGCGTGGCCAACGCAGCTACCAGCAGCGCTTCGGGAGTGAGATCGATGGCGGACGGCGCGGTGAGCTCCAGCAACGACCGGTGGATGAAGGTGAATACCAACGGGTCTGTCCATCTGGATAGCGTGAAGACGGTAACGCCGGGCAGCAACGTGGTCGCACACGGTACGGCGATTCATGGTGTGTCGCTCTCGGCGGATGCGGCGGGATCGGCGGCGAGTTCGGACTCCGCTTCAGGAATGTTCTTTGCTACGAAACAGAACATTCGTCTTGATGGTGGAACGCAATTTGTACTGGGTGTTGCGACGGCTGCTTCGATCCAGTAATTGCCGGTAATCGCGAATTAATTGATGGGCGTGGAACGCGCGGCACGGTTATTCAAAATCCTGAGCAATGGCCCGTGAATCAAGGCCATCGTTCAGGATTTTTTGCTGCTCAGGATTTGCTGCTCAGGATTTCTTGAGGGGCTTTCTGGCGAAGTAGAACAGGGAGAAGGCCAGTGCGGCGAACATTACTACAGAAATCCAATCGTGGTAGAGGAATGTGCGCGGGAACTGGATCGGTACCTGGTTGCCGGTGATTGATTCGTAGGCTTTGATTGCCACGCCGATCAGCCCGATGATTCCGCCTGCGGCGATGAGGCCGGAGGCATACAGGGAACCGGGACTGACTTCGCTTTCTTCCGTGCTGTGTCCGGCTTTTTCAAGAGCGCGATCTACCAGGAAGCGAACGACTCCGCCGACGAAGATGGCCAGGGTGGTGCCAATCGAAAGATAGGCTCCGACTGCGAAGGAGAGCGATCGAATCCCGAGCAACTCTACGGCAATCACGAGGAAGACTCCCATCAATACGAGTCCCCAAGGCAGCTTTTGGGTGAGGATGCCGTTGATTACTGTGGCCATTAGACGGGCCTGCGGGGCGGCGGCGTTTTCGCTGCCGATGCCCTGAATCCATTGGACTTCAATGCGGCCTGTCGCGGGGGAGTAGAGATACTTGCCATCGGCTAACTCGGGCGAGCCGAGAGCATTGAGGACTACGTATTCGCTGGGATTGTGGGTGGTCGTGATTTTGTTTGCGTCCACTACGGAGATCTTTTCGGGTAGCTTGGCACCCTGCTGCACGTTTACGCCGGAGTGGGGAATGTTGATGTTCCAGACCTGCTGGGCGGAACGGAATTCCTGAAAGGCGGTGTTCATGGCGGAGAGCGTAAAGCCGATCACTACTGTTGAAACGCAGACACCGATCATCAGGGCTATCTGCTGTAGTCGAGGTGTTGCTCCGATCAGGTAGCCGGTCTTGAGATCCTGGCTGGTGTCGCCGGAGTTTGAGGCGGCGATGCAGACTGCGCCGCCGATGGTGATGGCCAGTGCGCCGTAGGCGGGAGCTGTCCAACCCTTTACCAGGAAGATGGCTGAAGTCGCCATCAGGGTGGCAATCGTCATGCCGGAAACCGGGCTGGCCGAACTGCCGATCAGGCCGACGATTCGCGAGCTTACGGTTACAAAGAGGAAGCCGAAGACGACGATCAGCAGCGAAGCAGCCAGGTTGGCCCATGCTCCGACGAAGGTGCCCGGGACCGGTTTGAATTGCAGGAAGAGAAACATGATGACGATCAGGGCGATTGAGCCTCCGATGACTACGCTCATGGGCAGGTCGTCTTCGGTGCGAATGGCCTTGGTTTTGGCGGTTCCTGATTTGCGCATCTTGCCGAAGGCGCTGGTGAGTGCGCCGGTAATGGTCGGAATGGTTTTGATCAGGGTGATCAGTCCGGCGGCGGCTACCGCGCCTGCGCCCATGGGACGGATGTAGGTTGACCAAAGCTCGCTGGGGCTCATGAGGGCGATGGGCTTGGTGCCGGGATAGATGGCGTGATCCAGACCGGTGCCAAAGAAGTGAATCAGGGGCATCAGAACCAGCCACGAGAAGACGCCGCCGGCGAAGATGATGCCGGAGACTTTGGGTCCGATGATGTAGCCAACGCCTAGATATTCCGGGGTGGCGTCGGCGCGAATGGCTGCACCTTTGAGAATATGCTGCGGGCCCAGGTCCGGCTGGTAATCGGGGGTGCCAGGCCATGCGCCGAAGAGATTTTCATTTTGAAAGAGGGTGTAAACGCCGCCGAGGCCGAGGCCGAGAAAGACTCGGCTGGCGAACGATCCGCCGCGATCCCCGGCCAGCAGAACATCGGCGCAGGCGGTGCCTTCGGGGTAGGTGAGCGTTCCGTGCTCCTCGACGATGAGTTGGCGGCGGAGGGGAATCATGAAGAGCACTCCCAGCCATCCGCCAACCAGGGCGAGGAGGAAGATGCGTGAGTACTCCAGATCAAAGCCCAGAAAAATCAGCGCGGGCAGGGTAAAGATCACGCCCGAAGCGATCGACTGACCTGCGTTGCCGGTGGTCTGGACGATGTTGTTTTCGAGGATGGACGACTTGCCGAAGACGCGCAGGATGCTGATTGAGAGCACCGAGATCGGAATCGAGGCAGCGACCGTAAGTCCAGCGCGAAGGCCAACATAGACTGTGACGGCCCCAAAGATGATTCCAAAAAAGCAGCCCAGAAGGATGGCGCGCAACGTAAATTCGGGGCGGCGTTCGTTGGGAGAAACATACGGCTGAAAATCGGGCACAGGCAGGGCCTCCGAGGGCGGGTTATTGCGAATATACGAGATCAGGCGGCGAAAAGAGAATTCGCGGGTTTCTGTGCTGGCCGGAATGTGTGCCTGCGATGGGAAATTACGGGGAGGAAGACTGTGAGCGAGAAGATGTAGCTTTCTGCATACGCGTCTGCGTATACTGTTGCACAAAGGCAGCGCGGACCGGCTTGCCTCGATTGAGGTGCGACTTCAGTAGCGACCCTCGTTCTCCAGATGTTGTTTTATCGCGGAATATCTCCGTTAACGGAGTCTCGCTTTGGCGCGCAGCGGTTCCTGTGCTCCAATCGCAGATGTTCAAAGTCCCGATCCGTTCCATGAAACTCATCGGCGATGTAGTGAATACTGTTTTCCTCCCTGCCGCATGTTCTCTCTGTTGCACCCCTCTGCACCGACTCTCTGACGCACCAATCTGCGACGCATGCTGGGCTGAAATTCCGGGCCAGCGGGAAAATTGCTGTCTTCGTTGTGGCGAAGATTTGTTTACTCCTGCTTATGCTGCGAATGCTGAATTGAATCAGTGCCGCGCCTGCCGCATGGCTCCTCCTGCGTTTGTGCGCGCCGTGAGCTATGGGGTTTACGAGGGCACAATGCGTTCGGCGATTCATGCCTTCAAATATGACCGCATTGCGCCTGCTGCACGTGGGCTTGGCAAGCGGCTGGCCGTGGCGATTGCACGGATGGCGCCTGAAGGTTTTGGGGCGAATGATGATTCTCGGACGAATGTAACGCCGGGCAACTTGCTGGTTGTTCCGGTGCCGCTGCATGGCGAGCGGATGTCGCATCGTGGTTTTAACCAGGCACGTGCGCTGGCCGTGGAGGCTTTGCGGATTTTAAGGCGGACTCATCCAGAATGGAGATTGGAGATGTCATCCAGTTCCCTTGTGCGACAACG of Acidicapsa ligni contains these proteins:
- a CDS encoding OPT family oligopeptide transporter, whose protein sequence is MPVPDFQPYVSPNERRPEFTLRAILLGCFFGIIFGAVTVYVGLRAGLTVAASIPISVLSISILRVFGKSSILENNIVQTTGNAGQSIASGVIFTLPALIFLGFDLEYSRIFLLALVGGWLGVLFMIPLRRQLIVEEHGTLTYPEGTACADVLLAGDRGGSFASRVFLGLGLGGVYTLFQNENLFGAWPGTPDYQPDLGPQHILKGAAIRADATPEYLGVGYIIGPKVSGIIFAGGVFSWLVLMPLIHFFGTGLDHAIYPGTKPIALMSPSELWSTYIRPMGAGAVAAAGLITLIKTIPTITGALTSAFGKMRKSGTAKTKAIRTEDDLPMSVVIGGSIALIVIMFLFLQFKPVPGTFVGAWANLAASLLIVVFGFLFVTVSSRIVGLIGSSASPVSGMTIATLMATSAIFLVKGWTAPAYGALAITIGGAVCIAASNSGDTSQDLKTGYLIGATPRLQQIALMIGVCVSTVVIGFTLSAMNTAFQEFRSAQQVWNINIPHSGVNVQQGAKLPEKISVVDANKITTTHNPSEYVVLNALGSPELADGKYLYSPATGRIEVQWIQGIGSENAAAPQARLMATVINGILTQKLPWGLVLMGVFLVIAVELLGIRSLSFAVGAYLSIGTTLAIFVGGVVRFLVDRALEKAGHSTEESEVSPGSLYASGLIAAGGIIGLIGVAIKAYESITGNQVPIQFPRTFLYHDWISVVMFAALAFSLFYFARKPLKKS
- a CDS encoding ComF family protein, which gives rise to MFTPAYAANAELNQCRACRMAPPAFVRAVSYGVYEGTMRSAIHAFKYDRIAPAARGLGKRLAVAIARMAPEGFGANDDSRTNVTPGNLLVVPVPLHGERMSHRGFNQARALAVEALRILRRTHPEWRLEMSSSSLVRQRSTESQAGLTPRQRRLNLRGAFFVPDFETVRGRHVLLVDDIFTTGATARACSKTLIEAGAASVRVATLARAQRRVPLRAADDQKYVNVPGKGRFFAAAGSAQGGEVTVN